ATGAAAAAATTTATGACAAGCCGCGTTCAATACGCTAATGAAGCAAGCAAAATTAAAGTGGTTGAACAGAGGGCATTAACACCTAAGCTATCCCTTCATCTTATAGAATATAACGGAAATGAGTATTTGGTGGCTGAATCCATGCAGGGAGCCCCTTTGCTAATTGCTACCGGCAAAGAACAAGTTTTGGAACCCTCTTCTGAAAAAAGATTTTCACTCGATAAAAGATAGAATATGTAATAAAAAAGGCATTTCTATTTCTAGAAATGCCTAAAAAAACTTGGTTCAAACTCAAATAAAATTTCTTCTACGATTATCAAATGATTTCATTAATTCTTGGATTTTTTCTGCCTGTTCCTTATTAGCGTATTCAATACTCAAATTCATGAATGAAATATTATGACCTAAAAGGCGATCTTTTTCAGGATGTTTTAGGGATTCATCAAGAACGGCTAATGCTTCTTCGACTAAACCATTAAACATTAAAAATTGTGCCATAGAAGAAAGAGTGGGTCCGCCTCCCAAACCTCCACTATATTTATCTGACTTAAGAGTATAAGAGCCATTTTCATCAAACATTTTGCGGCTGAATTCTACCCAAACTCTGCCATTATTTAGCTCTTTTCTAACTTCAGGGTCTTTTTTAGCTTGCTCTATTAGATCTAAATATCCTTCATAGAGAGCGTCATCTTTTCTATTTAAATAAGAGCTAAAATCCATATTATTCATAATAATTATCCTTTAATTGATTAATATTAATAATAAAATATTTACTTTATCATTCCTAAGGTTTGTTTTCAATTAAAAAAAATATCATTATGTAATAATTATTTGATTTGGTTTACTAAAATTTCATCTACTAGAGGTAAATCATGCTTTCAAAAGTGGTTTTTTCATTAAACTTGGCTTTAATTTTTTTAGGAAAACTTGACGCCTGCTCAAGGATTTTTTGGGATAATCCTATTAATAAAGTAGCCGCTCGCACGATGGACCTATACTTCGATGAAAAGCCCCTATTTACCCTTTTCCCTAGAGGGACTCCTAGGACGGGAGAAGCCGGCCAGAATTCCCTTAAATGGACCTCTAAATACGGAACTCTTGTCATCACAGGGTTAGAAGGAAAGCTTGCCTCGGAAGGCCTCAATGAAAAGGGTCTTTCGGCTCACCTACTTTACTTGCATGATACCGAATATGAGAAAAGAGACGACCGCCCGGGAATTTCCAATGGAATTTGGATTCAATATCTTTTGGATAATTTTTCAACAGTTGATGAAGCGGTCCAATCCTTAAATGAGTTTCAAGTTGTCCCAACTGAGATTATTGGAAGAAAATGGCCTGTCCATGTAAGTCTTGAAGACAAAACAGGCAATTCTGCCATTATTGAATATGTGAAAGGTAAAATTGTAGTCCATGTAGGCCCGCAGTTTACAGTCATGACAAATGAACCTCCCTACGAACTCCAACTAAAAAATTTAAATCGCTACCGCTATTTTGGAGGCGATCTTCCGCTTCCTGGCGACATTGATTCGGTAAGCCGTTTCGTTAGATGTTCAGCCTTTCTAAAAACCTTGACAGAGCCTAAATCGATTGAGGATTCTATCGGGGTTATTTTTAGCGTTATTCGAACTGTTCAAGTGCCTTATGGAGCTAAAGACACCTCTTCCAATCAAACAGAAGATAGTTGGACGACAAGATGGGTTTCGGCAACAGATGTCACAAACCTCACGTATTATTTTAACTCCACTTCTCTTCCAAATATCTTTTGGGTAGATCTTCAGAAACTAAACTTTTCAAAAGGCCAGCCTATTAAATCAATTGATGTGCAAAATTCTAAATTTGTCGGAGACATCTCTTCGCAATTTATGAATTAGACTTCTTTCAAAACTCGCTTTAATTGGAAGAATGGGTTGGTTTTGTGCAAATTTTTTGATAAATTTTGAAAGCATAGGATAACCTATGCGTGAAAAATTTAGGAGAAAAGATGCCAAAAACAGTTATTTTAACAATTGAGTGGAGTATCGAAAGAAGTCTATTATAAAAAATAACCTTTAGACAGCTTCAAAAGCCAATTATTTTTTGCACAAAATTGAAAAAAATAATACAAGTTCATCTTGAAAAGATTTGCTGCTTGCTCAAATTCATTCGCATCGTTAGAATGGCCGATTACACAAAGTAAAATTTATAACCTTAACTTAGATGATGAATATGCTAAAATACGCAAAAGCGATATTTTTTTTATGCTTGCTCCTTACCCTTTCGGGTTGTTATCGAATGCCGACAGAGGATGATTGCTCTGTTGTACCAACCACTAATAACCCCGACATTACAAAAGACCAAGGAAACTCACTAATCCCCGGCGGAGGTAATTTTTAAGCCCGGATTTTTAATTGAAACTTTTGCCTTATTATGGAAACGACTATATGAAATGGATTTAACAAGGTGACTCATGCTAGTTTTAACAAGAAAATCTGAAGAACAAATAATCATTGGTGACGAAGAGGATCCTATCATAATTACTGTGCTTAAAATACAAGGTGGAAAAGTCTCTTTAGGCATCAAAGCTAACAAAAAGAAATATGCCATTTTGAGAAAAGAACTTTGTGTGAAAGATGAGTCTAAAGACAGCGAAGACTCTCATAAAGAAAATGAAGAGGATCAAAAAGACTGCGAAATTGAATTAAAAGAAAGCGTCACGGTCTAAAGTGGAACTAACTCTTGAAAATATAAAAAAAATTTTAACCGAGTTAGGCTTTAACCCCACTATTCAAAAAGAAACAAAACAGGTTTTTTTAATTTTAACGATCGATATCCACGAATACCCTGTTTTCTTTAGGATTCTCCCGTCAGGCCCCTTCCTTCAGGTTGTTATTTTCTTTCCCTTTCAGTTTCAACCTCAATATTTTAATGAGATCTCGCGTTTTTTACATGCTGTGAATCGTTTTATTGATTGGCAAGGGTTCTGTATTGAAGAAAAGCTTCAAACCATTTTTTATCGAATGACTGTCCCGGCTTTTGATAATAAGCTTCCCGGGGTGCTGACTTTTGAAAAAATTTTGCAGACGATGCATAATATCCCCAAGACAATGAATATGCCGCTATTAGAAGTGGCATCAGGAGCTAAAACCAGCCAGCAAATGATTGAAATCATGGAAAAAAGCTTCCAATCAAGATCCTCCTAAAGCTATAATTTGTGGCTTATGAACTTTAATCGATCTTAAGGCATTAAGCATGAAAATGCGTCCCATTATATACGATACAGAAACAACAGGTGTAAAAGCTGAATTTGATAGGATTATTGAAATCGCAGCTTTTGATCCTCATAGAAATCAATCTTTTGTTCGATTTATTAATCCAGGAATACCCATTCCCAAAGAAGCCACGGCAATTCATCATATCACAGATGACATGGTTAAAGAGGCGGCTCCCTTTTCTATTGTCGCAAAAGAATTTATTGAATTCTGCGGCTCTGATTCAATTCTCGTAGCTCATAATAATGATGGCTTTGATATTCATTTCCTAAGACAAGAAGCTAAACGCCATGAGATTACCCTGCCTGAGTGGAAATTTGTCGACACCCTAAAATGGGCAAGAAAATATCGGCCTGATTTACCGCGCCATTCTCTTCAATTTTTGCGTGAAATTTACGATATTCCTGCAAATAATGCTCACAGGGCGTTGGATGATTGCATCGTTTTACATGAAGTTTTTAAGAGAATGACAGATGATCTTCCTATTGAAACGATTTTTCAACTTATGTCTTCTTCATCTGAATCGGTATCACTAAAACAAGTGACTCACATGCCTTTTGGCAAACATCAAGGAATTCCTCTTAAGGAAGTCCCTAAAAGCTATCTTAAATGGCTAAAAGAAAGCGGCGCTTTAGACAAAGAAGAAAATGCCTCCCTAAAACTAAGCCTCGAATCTATTACGGCAGGTTAATTGCGATGTCAAAAGAAGAAGCTTTTATTTTAGGCTGCGGCTATCTAGGGCTTCTTTTAGCGCATTCGCTAAAAAGCAAAAGCATTTACGTATCTGCTTCAACAAGAAATAGAGAGAAGGCGCCCGATTTATTAAAGCATGTGGATAAAGTTGTTTTTTGGGATCATGACAAAAAAGCCGGCGATCTTTCAAAAATAAAAAATCTCTTTTTTACAGCAGCTCCGGACGGACCCTCTTCTTATCAAGAAACTTTTTTGGATAATGCTTCATTTTTAAAAGAAAATTTAGATCAAATGCCAAACCTTCGCCACTTGATTTTTACAAGCAGCACTTCTGTCTATGGCGATCAAAAAGGGATTGTATCTGAAGCAACCCTTCCCTCGCCTAAAACAGAATCTTCAAAAATTCTACTGCAAACTGAAAAAAAACTTCTTTGTCTCTCTGAAAGCCGCCCGCTCAAAGTCACAATTTTAAGGCTTGGAGAAATTATCGGCCCAAATAGGATGATTGGTGACAAATTAAAACGCTATGAAAATAAAAAAATTCCGGGTACGGGTGAAAATATTACGAATCTAATCCACGTCGATGATATCGTTCGAGGGATAAATTATGTTTTGGAAAATAAGCTTGACGGAATTTTTAATCTCACCTCGAGCTATCATGTGACAAGAAAGCAGCTTTATAGCGAAGCTTGCCGTCAAAAGGGTCTACAAGAGCCCTTGTGGGACCTTAATGAAGAGACAATTCATGGGGGCAAACGTCTTGTAACGTCTGATAAAATTACCTCACTTGGATTTAGGATTCACAAAAATCAACTTTCCGACTTTCTTTAATACACACCGGAAGTTTAGATAGAATGTCTTCTATCGCTAGTCGGATCAAAATAAGGAGGGTCTTTGAAAATTGAAAAAAAATGCTCCAAGTTAAAGAGATCAATATAAGCTATAACTTCTTCGTCCATGGTGCAATCATTAAACTTAATAGTTAGCTGATCCGATTTTTTAATAATTTCACAAAGTTCTTTGGCGCAAGATAAAGGGATGTCCATATTTCCTAAAACAAGTTTTTCAAAAGGAAATTGCTCAATTCCATTAACAAGGAGCCATAATTCTTTAGGCGAAATTCCACTAAATTTTACGACACGCAAATTTGGCATTTCAAAGAGAAGGATAAGCGCAACAGCCCCCCTGACGTGAAAAGAAAGATCCGATAAATCCAAAATCTCAAGCCTTGGATGTTCTTTTAGGGCCTCTGCCAAAAGAAAAAGTTCTGCATCCCTTAATTGGGTTTTAGCAATCGTTATCCTAAGAAGATTGGTATTTTCTTTGAGACTTCTGCAAAGAGCCGCGTTAATAATGTCCTTAGGAATGTAGGGAGCAAATTTAAGGTGTCTAAATTTAAATAAATTTTTTCCAAGATAGGTGTAAAAAATTTGCTGTTGCCATTCGGGCATTTCGGTATGAATATGGAAAGTTCTAATGTCTTTTTTTTTAGTTAACAAGTTGCAGAATGAAATAAAGGTTTTTTCTGTAAAGGATCTTGAAAAAGCATCATTAAAATCAAAAACCCCCTCCTGATCAATTAAACTTCCCAAATTCAAGAAAAGACTATTCCAAATCTCCAAACATTTTCTATGAAAAGAAATGCTTTTAACCCCTTCAATTTCTTTTAAAGCAGGCAAATTAACATACCTGAATGGCAGTTCAGCACACTTGATATGTCTTGGTAAAATTTTGATGTAAGAAAAAAATTCCTTTGCAAATTCGATCAAGGCTTCTTGAAAAAAAGAGTTTGATTTTTTGATGGTTAACTTAGTACTAAAAGTTTTTAAAAAAAGATCTTTGACTTCCCTTATCTCGTCCTTATAAAGTGTATGATCTCTTGCAAGCGCGTAGAACCTTCTGCAAACTAGCTTAAGTTTAAATTTGTCTTCATCTTTTAAATCCTCTAGAAAGGTGAAGATGCATCGAACCTCTTCATTAGACAATCGATCAAAAAGATTCTCCTCCCCGATATAAGTCTTATCGCAAGGGGTTAAATGTTCCATCAAAACCTCCTTTCGCTTTTAAACTTACGATACCGCTTGTTTATTTTTATTCAATTATTATAAATTCCTTAATTAATCAATTTTAAACTAATTATTTTTGTTGTATTAATAAATGGTAACGATATTATTAATTGTTTAAATTTAGAATGGTGGGAAATAATTGGCTGTCAGCTAGTTGATGTTTCAGCAACCGCTAAACGGACTCTGATTGTTAGACGGAACAATTCAGTTCCAGAATTAGAATAATTGTAAGGATTTTGAATGATTGAATTTACTTCTGTTCCCCCTCTACCTTCAGAAATTTGGGAGTTGATTGGACATAAACTCATTGATGATTCTTCCAAAAAAAAATTAAACACCAACCTCAAAAATTTTGTTTCAATTTTTTTCTCAAAGTTTGGTAAAGAATTGGAAGTAAACGAATTAAGAAAAGATTTTATCACTAATTTGAACCGCAATCTTTTGACTTATACTCTTGCCTCTAAAAAAGTGACTTTCCTTGACATAAAATTTAATTCGCTTGAAGAAGAAGCTTCTTTTTTGGCAGAGCATAAAGATTCTCTAGGAACTGTTGAATTCAAGTACCCCCTTTATTCTTTAGAGGAAATTCAAGTCCTTTCAAGTAAAGCGGAGCTTGGAAGAATTTCTTTAAAAGGAAAATTGGACCTTGAAGAAAGTGAAGAAAAGTTTTTAGCTCTTCCTCAAATAGAGAGATTTAAAATTTGTAAATGCCTTGCAGGAGATGAAGAAGAGCTCTCTCTTTTAAAAATAATAAATGCTTCCCTGCTTTCAATCCGATTAGGTTGGGTTAACTCTTTGTCTCTTACCCAAATCGAGTCTTTTAAAATCGAGTCGCTTTCCCTTTGCCGGGATGTTTCAACCAAAGATTTAAGTGAAGCGCCAAGAAATTTTCCGAAACTAAAAAAATTGACTTTCAGAAATGAGATAGATTCTTTTCTTAGCGGTTGTTACAAAACAGCCGACATTAGAAAACTTTCATTCCCGCAAATAACCCCGAGCAAGAATTTTTTTGATCAATTAAACCACTTTGAAAAACTTTCCTCTTTAACCCTCAATACAACTCAATTTGAGGAATCCGATTTCTTGAAGCTTCCTGCGCATTTAAAAAAATTAACTCTAGTTTCAAATAAAAGAAAAGCTGCATCAAAAGAATTTACCCTACAAGCTCATCTTAAATATTTAGATATATCGGGTTTTAAAGTGGAGAGCCTCGCTTTTTTAAGGCCTACTTTAAAAACACTTGTCATAAGCTTTAAGCATCTCTCATGGACAGCTTTTGAAGAAGCACTCCCAAATCTAAATCTAAAACATTTGACGATCCTATACTTTAATAACGGAAGCGAATCGAAGGAAATGAGTTTTTCTCATCTTTTAGACAAATTAAACTCACAAGAAAACTTAAGGAGTCTTAAACTTTTAAGATCCTTAAGTATAAATTTAGAAGTATTATCGAGCTTTTTAAAAAATAGATCCATTAGGCATCTTTCCCTTGAAAAATCAACCTTTGTCGAAAATAATTTCGAAACACAATTCAAAGGTCTATCTTTTCAATCCCTAGATGTCTCAGATACCAATATTTCAATCAAAGAATTAAGCGCCCTTTCTCATTTGAGAGAATTAAACATCGGTAGATTAATCCTAGACTATCATCCAACTTTGGGTAGCAGTGGAGTTAGTTTAAATCCTGACAATCTAGCTATTTTGAAAACCATAAACGGACTCAAAACAGTTTATCAGAACCATACCGAGCTAAGGGTTCATAAAATAGCTTGATAAGTAAAAGTCTAAAATTAAAGTCTCTCTGCTTTTTGAATACAATTAATCATGCAATCATCAACATGAACCATGCGATAAGAGTCAACCGGACGGGAACCTCCTATCAACAAACTTAGGGTTGCAAAAAAAGCGATTAAACAGAAAGCGCCTAAAACCATTTTTTTCAAATTTCGATTATTGAAATTGCGAAAGGCATTATTTCCATTTTGGGATAGAGTTTTTAGTATCCCTATAGCTAAGGCCGATACACAAAGGATCACAAGTAAAGTTCCACTTTGGTTAAACTCTCGAGGAGATGAGGGGGAATTCCCCAAAATAACAACTGTATTTTTACATTCTTTTACCAAACAATCGATAAATCCATTCATAAATACCCCATATGAGAACCGGTTTTATATCTCTACCAATCTATTTCTATCGGACTGAATGCATTTTACCATACAGTCATCTAAATAATACATTTTACGAGACTCTAGAGAATATATTCCTTCAAAGGAACAAACGACAAGCCCCAAAAGAAAAAATAAATTAATGATGTTTGCAACATCATGACGGTTTGCATTTCCAATAAATAAATTATTAAACGAATTTCGAGTTCTTTCAAAATCAAAGCGAAGAAAAGCCATTGCGGTCCAAGCTATAGTTGCAATCATAGCGATTGTTTTGCTCTCTTGTTCGCTAAAGGACAGGAAAAAATTTTTCTGACTTACGTTAGCTGCCGGACAAATGCTTAAACAATAGGTCGATAAGGATGTCATTTTATTATCTCTTAAGCGAATTATCTTAAGTCTTCTTGATTTCTTTAATTTCTTATTAATCAAGTTCCAGTCCACTAGCTTGAATACAGTTGACCATGCAATCATCTAAGTACGTCAACTTTTTTGAACTAAGAGAGATAAAATTTTGCAGCTTTAATCCGGAATAATGAAATAGCGCCGCAGCAAATGCAACCATTGCGATTAAGAAAAAGGTTTTACAAGCTATCCTTCCCGCTTCATAAAAAATCGGGTATCTAACTCTAAGATTGCGAAGGGCATTTTGCTCCGTTGGAAAATACCTTTGAAGCAGCGGCAATATCGTTATAGCTAGTAAGGCCACTACAATAACTGTTTTATTTAATGGCTCGCTTTCATTTTCATTTTTAGCAGTAGAGCTGAAAAGCACCAAAGCTTGCTGACAATGCTCTGCACAATATTCCAATACCGATGTCATATATCACTCATTGTATTTCCGGAAGTTCAAACGGGATATTTACGAATGTTGTTTGTAAAAGAAATTCTTTCGAAGCTAATATAGATGGCTTTTCAAATAAGATTCAATTACGAAAAAACAACATGGGAAGTAAATTTTCCATACATTCTTTCTCTGAAGCTATTGTTTTAGATTTGATTTTTTTCTTTCGGGTAAAAATATGAATGAAGTTTCAATACCAAAAATGCCGGTAGAACTTTTTGATATGATCGGAGGCTTGGTCATAGACCGCTCATCTAAAAAAAAATTATACTCTAACATTCATAGTTTTCTCACTCTCTCTTTCTCCAATTTTTTGATACCCGCTAAGACAACCGAAGATAGAAAAGAATTTATTTCAAATGTGAATCAAACGCTCTTTAAATACTCCCTTCAATCTAGAAAAGTTGCTTTTTTGGATTTAAAGCTCGATTCCTACGAACAAAAAATTTCTTTTCTTAGGAGATATAAAGAGTTGCTAGGGGCTGTTGAATTTGAAATCCCCTTATATTCAATTGAAGAAGTAGAAAAACTATGTAAAGAAGCAGAACTAACCCGAATTTCCCTAAAAGGAAAGATCTCACTTTCAAACAGTTTTGAAAGACTGCAAAGCCTTCCAAAAATTGAAAGATTAAAATTAAGGGATCCTATCACAGAATTAGTCGAAATCGGCTATTTAAAAAGTTTAGGCGCCTCCCTTCTTTCCATAAGAATTGGAAGAGCTCTTAATAACTCGCTATCTTTAAAAGGGTTAAATTCGCTTAAAATCGAATCCTTCAGAACTTGTAAAGATATAACACTTTCACCACCCGGTAAAAACCCTGAAACTTTTCCCTACTTAAAAAAACTAGCTTTTCGATCGTCCCATAATTCATTTTTAAGGGGCTATTTAAAAAACTCCGATATCGAAAAGTTAATCATTATGAGACTCATCCCTTCTCCAATTGCATCAGATCAATTAGAAACTCTAAAAAATCTCACTACTCTTTTTATCAAAGATGCCTACCCCTTACAGGAAAATGAATATTTAAAGCTGCCGCATCGCTTAAGAAAATTGACTGTTGTCTCGAAGAGAGCTATTATCGATCCGGATTATTTTAATCAAGCAACGCATCTTAAAGCTTTAGATATTTCCCTTTATGAAGTTGCAGACGTCAAATTTTTAAAACCAACCCTTAAAACTCTTATTCTTAATATGAAGGAACTTTCCTTCAAAGATTTAGAAACAGTTCTTCCGACTCTAAATTTGAAACATTTGACTCTAAAAAGATTAAAAGCTCCTTCTGATTTTTTTAAGAAACTAAAGTCTCAAAAACATTTGAGAACGCTTTGCTTGGAAAAATCGAGGAATATTGATCTTGAGGAACTATCTAATTTTATAAAAAAAGTGAAATTGCGACATCTTTCACTTAAAATGACTTCTGTAGTCGGTAGTTTTTCTAAAAGTTTTAAAGGCGTTTTTCTTTATTCGTTAGATGTCAGCCAAACCACAATTTGTATAAAGGATTTAACTTTAGCTTACTTAAAAAAATTAACGATTAGTGTCAAACAAGATTTTGTAGCAGCCGTAGGAAAAGAGATCAATCTAACTGATCCTGACAATTTGGCTATTTTAAGAAAAATTAATGGACTTAAAGTAGTGACTCAAAACGATCGCCTGCTAAGAATGTAAAAACTCTTAATGGATGAAATTTCTAAGCCAAAATGCTATAAGCTAATGATTCTTTATTAATACCCGGATCTTTGATGCACGCTTCTCGCTCACTTACCCCTTTACCACATGAAGTTTGGAATTTAATTGGAGAGCAACTAATTGATCGCTCTTCAAAAAAAATCTCAATAGTAATATCGCTAACTTTATCAGTGTCTTCTTTTCTTTTATCAAAATGGGGGTGAAACCAAAGAACATAAAAAAGCATTTATAAAAGAAGTTTCTAAAACGCTTTTTGAATACTCTCTCAAAACAAAGAAAGTAACTTTTTTAGACATGAATTTAAACTCAAAAGAAGAGGTCGCTTTTTTAAGTAAATATAAGGATCTCCTAGGGACAGTTGTTTTTGAAGTCCCTTTATATTCTTTAGAAGAAATAAAAACCCAGTGCGAGCAAGCAAACCTTTATAGGATTTCTCTTAAAGCCTGCATGGCAGTCAATAAAAAAAATATAGAAAAGCTAGCCAGCCTACCCAAAATTGAAGAACTTAAACTTAAATGTTATCAAATTGATAAAAAATTTTTAGAACAAATTCAATACGTTTCTTTATCGCTGTTTACTGCATCCGGAGATTGTTTCTCCGTTATCGATTTAAAAAACCTTAAAATTATCTCTTTTGATTGCAGCTCGAGCCTTTTAGAAATAAATGCAGCAAAAGAAACGGAAATTCAAGATGAAGGCAATTTTAAAGAAGTACATTTCTCCAATTCAACCGACTTTTCTCTTTTTAAAGCTCAGTATAATAATTTGAGCATAGCAGAATTAAAGTTTAGAACAGCAAATCCGGAAAAACCTTTTTTTAGCCATCTAAACTCTTTAAGAGGACTTACCTCATTAACAATATTTAGAGCCTACAAATTTGAAGATAAAGACCTTTTAAGATTTCCACTAACTTTAAGAAAGCTAACTTTAATTAATCTAAATGTAGAAGATCCATTGGAAAATACTTTTAACTTTCAAGAACTTAAGTATCTTAATATTGAATGCTGCTCTTTTTCTCATCTTAAGTTTTTAAAACCTTCTTTAAAAACCCTCATCTTGAGTTTTGAAAATATTTCTTGGCCAATTTTGGAAGAAGCACTTCCCCACCTTAGCCTAAAGCACTTGACTTTATCTAATTTAAAAATGCCTATTAACTTTTTTGATAAACTAAAGTCACAAAAAAAATTGAGAACGTTACAATTAACACATTCTTCTGAAATAAACCTTGAAAACCTAGCTCTCTTTATTGCGGAAATAGGCATTAGACATCTTTCTTTAAAAAGGAGTACATACAAAGGCTCTTTTTCAGACAATTTTAAAGCGATTTCCCTTCAATCGTTAGATATTAGCGACACTTCAATTGGGATAAAGGAACTAAGCTTACCTTTCTTGAGAAAACTTACTTTTCACACAAGATATATCCCTGAATGGTTCCCGGTTTGGGATGCCGGAACTTGTGTTTCACACGAAGAAAATTTTGAACATCTAAAAACAATTAAAGGGCTTAGGGTAGTAAAACAAAATCAAACGACCCTTAGATTGCAAAATCCAAATATC
This DNA window, taken from Criblamydia sequanensis CRIB-18, encodes the following:
- a CDS encoding putative quorum-sensing-regulated virulence factor codes for the protein MRPIIYDTETTGVKAEFDRIIEIAAFDPHRNQSFVRFINPGIPIPKEATAIHHITDDMVKEAAPFSIVAKEFIEFCGSDSILVAHNNDGFDIHFLRQEAKRHEITLPEWKFVDTLKWARKYRPDLPRHSLQFLREIYDIPANNAHRALDDCIVLHEVFKRMTDDLPIETIFQLMSSSSESVSLKQVTHMPFGKHQGIPLKEVPKSYLKWLKESGALDKEENASLKLSLESITAG
- a CDS encoding linear amide C-N hydrolase gives rise to the protein MLSKVVFSLNLALIFLGKLDACSRIFWDNPINKVAARTMDLYFDEKPLFTLFPRGTPRTGEAGQNSLKWTSKYGTLVITGLEGKLASEGLNEKGLSAHLLYLHDTEYEKRDDRPGISNGIWIQYLLDNFSTVDEAVQSLNEFQVVPTEIIGRKWPVHVSLEDKTGNSAIIEYVKGKIVVHVGPQFTVMTNEPPYELQLKNLNRYRYFGGDLPLPGDIDSVSRFVRCSAFLKTLTEPKSIEDSIGVIFSVIRTVQVPYGAKDTSSNQTEDSWTTRWVSATDVTNLTYYFNSTSLPNIFWVDLQKLNFSKGQPIKSIDVQNSKFVGDISSQFMN
- a CDS encoding NAD-dependent epimerase/dehydratase family protein, yielding MSKEEAFILGCGYLGLLLAHSLKSKSIYVSASTRNREKAPDLLKHVDKVVFWDHDKKAGDLSKIKNLFFTAAPDGPSSYQETFLDNASFLKENLDQMPNLRHLIFTSSTSVYGDQKGIVSEATLPSPKTESSKILLQTEKKLLCLSESRPLKVTILRLGEIIGPNRMIGDKLKRYENKKIPGTGENITNLIHVDDIVRGINYVLENKLDGIFNLTSSYHVTRKQLYSEACRQKGLQEPLWDLNEETIHGGKRLVTSDKITSLGFRIHKNQLSDFL
- a CDS encoding carbon storage regulator translates to MLVLTRKSEEQIIIGDEEDPIIITVLKIQGGKVSLGIKANKKKYAILRKELCVKDESKDSEDSHKENEEDQKDCEIELKESVTV
- a CDS encoding YbjN domain-containing protein → MELTLENIKKILTELGFNPTIQKETKQVFLILTIDIHEYPVFFRILPSGPFLQVVIFFPFQFQPQYFNEISRFLHAVNRFIDWQGFCIEEKLQTIFYRMTVPAFDNKLPGVLTFEKILQTMHNIPKTMNMPLLEVASGAKTSQQMIEIMEKSFQSRSS